One genomic window of Brienomyrus brachyistius isolate T26 chromosome 16, BBRACH_0.4, whole genome shotgun sequence includes the following:
- the osbpl11 gene encoding oxysterol-binding protein-related protein 11 isoform X1, producing the protein MQGESTTVRVSEAEGKVEAHTQSRTSGSGRATSRTWQYSDHMENIDGYLMKYTNLVTGWQYRFFVLNNEAGVLEYFVNEQSRPQKPRGTLALAGAVISPSDEDSHTFTVNAISGEQYKLRATDAKERQHWVSRLQICTQHHTEAMGKNNASLKARSFSMASQGSANSPLSQRRSTQNAAAFLNISQLSRASSLCSSRRSLLPDHLVDAREMMTQAQGQHKDLIQTIEGLPAAPGLSPLDQDLLMLKATSMATMNCLNDCFHILQLQQVARQRRPPGGPTIEWLEPKLPDLLKNGTSLPSLAAADGKTDGGPLERVTAESQDCVGALEDINPEDEVEDTFTDQEDDLGAVEEERSVILHLLSQLKLGMDLTRVVLPTFILEKRSLLEMYADFLSHPELFLAITDGSTPEDRMLRFIKYYLTSFHEARKGAIAKKPYNPIIGETFHCSWRLPCSQSSSTSTSRVGLQGGVPESSDFYQVQFVAEQVSHHPPISGFYAECPEKRMAVNAHVWTKSKFMGMSIGVSMVGEGCLYLLDYDEEYTFTLPSAYARSILTVPWVELGGKVNVSCVKTGYSAAITFQTKPFYGGKLHRVTAEVKHGPSNAVVCRVQGEWNGTLEFSHVNGDTHTVDVTKLPVTRKWVRPIEQQGPFESRRLWQHVTEALRLKDIEKATEHKRLLEERQRSEERCRVETQTAWRTRYFHSEGEGWVYHNPLWRSVGTDL; encoded by the exons ATGCAGGGAGAAAGCACCACTGTCCGAGTGTCGGAGGCTGAGGGGAAGGTGGAGGCGCACACGCAGAGCCGGACGTCAGGCTCCGGGAGAGCAACTTCCCGAACCTGGCAGTACAG TGATCACATGGAAAACATCGATGGTTACCTGATGAAGTACACCAACCTGGTGACTGGATGGCAGTATCG GTTCTTCGTGCTGAACAATGAGGCGGGGGTGCTGGAGTACTTTGTGAATGAGCAGTCCCGGCCCCAGAAGCCCCGTGGGACGCTCGCCCTGGCGGGGGCCGTCATCTCCCCCAGCGACGAGGATTCGCACACCTTCACTGTCAACGCTATCAGTGGAGAGCAGTACAAGCTGAGAG CCACCGACGCTAAGGAGCGGCAGCATTGGGTGAGCCGGCTGCAGATCTGTACGCAACACCACACGGAGGCCATGGGGAAG AACAATGCTTCTCTAAAGGCACGTAGCTTCTCCATGGCCTCCCAGGGCAGCGCCAACTCGCCCCTGTCCCAGCGCAGGTCGACGCAAAacgctgccgcctttctgaacATCTCCCAGCTCAGCAGGGCCTCCTCCCTGTGCTCCAGCAGGAGGTCCCTGCTGCCCGACCACCTGGTGGACGCCCGTGAG ATGATGACCCAGGCACAGGGCCAGCACAAGGACCTAATCCAGACCATCGAGGGCCTGCCTGCAGCACCCGGCCTGTCCCCGCTGGACCAGGACCTGCTCATGCTGAAGGCCACGTCCATGGCCACCATGAACTGCCTCAACGACTGTTTCCACATCCTGCAGCTGCAGCAGGTCGCCCGACAGAGGCGACCCCCGGGCG GTCCCACCATTGAGTGGCTGGAGCCCAAGCTGCCGGATCTCCTGAAGAATGGTACCAGTCTGCCCAGTTTGGCGGCCGCCGACGGCAAGACAGATGGCGGGCCGCTGGAGCGCGTCACCGCAGAGTCCCAGGACTGCGTCGGG GCTTTGGAGGACATAAACCCTGAGGATGAGGTGGAGGACACCTTCACAGATCAGGAGGATGACCTGGGGGCAGTCGAGGAGGAGCGCAGTGTCATTCTGCACCTGCTATCTCAGCTCAAGCTGGGCATGGACCTCACCCGG GTGGTCCTGCCCACCTTCATTCTGGAGAAGCGTTCCCTCCTGGAGATGTATGCTGACTTCTTGTCCCACCCGGAGCTGTTCTTGGCCATCACGGACGGCAGCACCCCCGAGGACCGCATGTTGCGCTTCATCAAGTATTACCTCACCTCCTTCCATGAGGCCAGGAAGGGTGCCATCGCCAAGAAACCTTACAACCCCATCATCGGCGAGACCTTCCACTGCTCCTGGCGGCTGCCCTGCTCCCAgtccagcagcaccagcacctcccgTGTCGGCCTTCAGGGCGGAGTTCCCGAGTCTTCAGACTTCTACCAAGTGCAATTTGTGGCGGAGCAAGTGTCCCACCATCCACCCATCTCTGGCTTTTATGCAGAGTGCCCCGAGAAGAGGATGGCTGTCAACGCCCATGTCTGGACCAAGAGCAAGTTCATGGGCATGTCCATCGGGGTCTCCATGGTGGGGGAAG GCTGCCTGTACCTCCTTGATTACGACGAGGAGTACACCTTCACGCTTCCCTCGGCCTACGCCCGCTCCATCCTCACCGTGCCCTGGGTGGAGCTGGGCGGGAAGGTGAACGTCAGCTGCGTCAAGACGGGCTACTCGGCGGCCATCACCTTCCAGACCAAACCCTTTTACGGAGGGAAGCTTCACAG GGTCACCGCCGAGGTGAAACACGGCCCCAGCAATGCGGTGGTGTGCCGCGTGCAGGGCGAGTGGAACGGCACGCTGGAGTTCAGCCACGTTAACGGCGACACGCACACAGTGGATGTCACCAAGCTGCCCGTGACCCGGAAGTGGGTTCGACCCATCGAGCAGCAGGGACCCTTTGAGTCCAG GCGCCTGTGGCAGCACGTGACGGAGGCGCTGCGTCTCAAAGACATCGAAAAGGCAACGGAGCACAAGCGCCTCCTAGAGGAAAGGCAGAGGAGCGAGGAGAGATGTCGGGTGGAGACGCAGACTGCATGGAGGACGAGGTATTTTCACAGTGAG GGCGAAGGCTGGGTGTATCACAATCCGCTATGGAGATCCGTCGGCACAGACCTCTGA
- the osbpl11 gene encoding oxysterol-binding protein-related protein 11 isoform X2, translated as MQGESTTVRVSEAEGKVEAHTQSRTSGSGRATSRTWQYSDHMENIDGYLMKYTNLVTGWQYRFFVLNNEAGVLEYFVNEQSRPQKPRGTLALAGAVISPSDEDSHTFTVNAISGEQYKLRATDAKERQHWVSRLQICTQHHTEAMGKGSANSPLSQRRSTQNAAAFLNISQLSRASSLCSSRRSLLPDHLVDAREMMTQAQGQHKDLIQTIEGLPAAPGLSPLDQDLLMLKATSMATMNCLNDCFHILQLQQVARQRRPPGGPTIEWLEPKLPDLLKNGTSLPSLAAADGKTDGGPLERVTAESQDCVGALEDINPEDEVEDTFTDQEDDLGAVEEERSVILHLLSQLKLGMDLTRVVLPTFILEKRSLLEMYADFLSHPELFLAITDGSTPEDRMLRFIKYYLTSFHEARKGAIAKKPYNPIIGETFHCSWRLPCSQSSSTSTSRVGLQGGVPESSDFYQVQFVAEQVSHHPPISGFYAECPEKRMAVNAHVWTKSKFMGMSIGVSMVGEGCLYLLDYDEEYTFTLPSAYARSILTVPWVELGGKVNVSCVKTGYSAAITFQTKPFYGGKLHRVTAEVKHGPSNAVVCRVQGEWNGTLEFSHVNGDTHTVDVTKLPVTRKWVRPIEQQGPFESRRLWQHVTEALRLKDIEKATEHKRLLEERQRSEERCRVETQTAWRTRYFHSEGEGWVYHNPLWRSVGTDL; from the exons ATGCAGGGAGAAAGCACCACTGTCCGAGTGTCGGAGGCTGAGGGGAAGGTGGAGGCGCACACGCAGAGCCGGACGTCAGGCTCCGGGAGAGCAACTTCCCGAACCTGGCAGTACAG TGATCACATGGAAAACATCGATGGTTACCTGATGAAGTACACCAACCTGGTGACTGGATGGCAGTATCG GTTCTTCGTGCTGAACAATGAGGCGGGGGTGCTGGAGTACTTTGTGAATGAGCAGTCCCGGCCCCAGAAGCCCCGTGGGACGCTCGCCCTGGCGGGGGCCGTCATCTCCCCCAGCGACGAGGATTCGCACACCTTCACTGTCAACGCTATCAGTGGAGAGCAGTACAAGCTGAGAG CCACCGACGCTAAGGAGCGGCAGCATTGGGTGAGCCGGCTGCAGATCTGTACGCAACACCACACGGAGGCCATGGGGAAG GGCAGCGCCAACTCGCCCCTGTCCCAGCGCAGGTCGACGCAAAacgctgccgcctttctgaacATCTCCCAGCTCAGCAGGGCCTCCTCCCTGTGCTCCAGCAGGAGGTCCCTGCTGCCCGACCACCTGGTGGACGCCCGTGAG ATGATGACCCAGGCACAGGGCCAGCACAAGGACCTAATCCAGACCATCGAGGGCCTGCCTGCAGCACCCGGCCTGTCCCCGCTGGACCAGGACCTGCTCATGCTGAAGGCCACGTCCATGGCCACCATGAACTGCCTCAACGACTGTTTCCACATCCTGCAGCTGCAGCAGGTCGCCCGACAGAGGCGACCCCCGGGCG GTCCCACCATTGAGTGGCTGGAGCCCAAGCTGCCGGATCTCCTGAAGAATGGTACCAGTCTGCCCAGTTTGGCGGCCGCCGACGGCAAGACAGATGGCGGGCCGCTGGAGCGCGTCACCGCAGAGTCCCAGGACTGCGTCGGG GCTTTGGAGGACATAAACCCTGAGGATGAGGTGGAGGACACCTTCACAGATCAGGAGGATGACCTGGGGGCAGTCGAGGAGGAGCGCAGTGTCATTCTGCACCTGCTATCTCAGCTCAAGCTGGGCATGGACCTCACCCGG GTGGTCCTGCCCACCTTCATTCTGGAGAAGCGTTCCCTCCTGGAGATGTATGCTGACTTCTTGTCCCACCCGGAGCTGTTCTTGGCCATCACGGACGGCAGCACCCCCGAGGACCGCATGTTGCGCTTCATCAAGTATTACCTCACCTCCTTCCATGAGGCCAGGAAGGGTGCCATCGCCAAGAAACCTTACAACCCCATCATCGGCGAGACCTTCCACTGCTCCTGGCGGCTGCCCTGCTCCCAgtccagcagcaccagcacctcccgTGTCGGCCTTCAGGGCGGAGTTCCCGAGTCTTCAGACTTCTACCAAGTGCAATTTGTGGCGGAGCAAGTGTCCCACCATCCACCCATCTCTGGCTTTTATGCAGAGTGCCCCGAGAAGAGGATGGCTGTCAACGCCCATGTCTGGACCAAGAGCAAGTTCATGGGCATGTCCATCGGGGTCTCCATGGTGGGGGAAG GCTGCCTGTACCTCCTTGATTACGACGAGGAGTACACCTTCACGCTTCCCTCGGCCTACGCCCGCTCCATCCTCACCGTGCCCTGGGTGGAGCTGGGCGGGAAGGTGAACGTCAGCTGCGTCAAGACGGGCTACTCGGCGGCCATCACCTTCCAGACCAAACCCTTTTACGGAGGGAAGCTTCACAG GGTCACCGCCGAGGTGAAACACGGCCCCAGCAATGCGGTGGTGTGCCGCGTGCAGGGCGAGTGGAACGGCACGCTGGAGTTCAGCCACGTTAACGGCGACACGCACACAGTGGATGTCACCAAGCTGCCCGTGACCCGGAAGTGGGTTCGACCCATCGAGCAGCAGGGACCCTTTGAGTCCAG GCGCCTGTGGCAGCACGTGACGGAGGCGCTGCGTCTCAAAGACATCGAAAAGGCAACGGAGCACAAGCGCCTCCTAGAGGAAAGGCAGAGGAGCGAGGAGAGATGTCGGGTGGAGACGCAGACTGCATGGAGGACGAGGTATTTTCACAGTGAG GGCGAAGGCTGGGTGTATCACAATCCGCTATGGAGATCCGTCGGCACAGACCTCTGA